The window CCGTCGTTGGTGATAAGCAGCAGTGAGATCGCAAAAGAATGCTACACAACCAACGACTTGAGCATACTCTCTCGCCCAAAGATGGTGGTTGTAGATCACGTTAGCTACGACTATGCCATGTTTGCGTTCGGACCACCTGGACCCTATTGGCGAGAAATTCGCAAGATCGTTACCTTGGAGTTGCTCTCAGTCCGGAAGGTTGAGCTGCTCAAGCACGTTCGAGTGTCGGAAGTGGCTACTTTCTTAAAAGAATTGCACGAACTTTGGAgtacaaagaaaaaggagggcTCGAAAGATGGAGTGGTTGTAGAGCTAAAGCAATGGTTTGCGGACATGATGCTGAACGTTATTCTTACAACGGTGGCCGGAAAGCGGTATTCGGTGGCTGCCGCTGGGGATGAGAAGAAAGAAGCGCGTAGGGTTCAGACTGCATTGAGGGAGTTATTTGATTATCTGGGCATGTTTTTGTTGGGTGATGCGGTTCCTTATCTGCGGTGGTTGGATTGGGGTGGACATGAGAAGGCAATGAAGAAAAGTGCAACGGAAATGGACGCCATTATTGCAGAGTGGGTTGAAGAGCATAAGCAGAGGAGAGCAAAAGGTGATGCAAAAGGAAAACAGGACTTGATGGATGCGTTGCTTTCTGCGCTTGATGGTGCAGACCTTGGCGGTTTTGATGCTGATACGATCACCAAAGCCACAAGCGTGGTACGTATatataattcattaattttgcaGGCAAATAATTAACCAGAAAAGGCTGGAGGTAGACACTAAACACatcaagattttatttttacttttcaataCTTATAAGCTAATTGCATGGtctataaaaagaaaatgaaaacattagacaagaatttttttttttttttttttttttgaaaacatatgaTTTCCAATTTTATATATGACTCATGTGGTATATTTGTCTGCTCATCAATGGATGATGGTAGAGATATTATCTTGTTAGACTGTATCTGTAGATCATATGATGTGGTGGTTGATGGTTAGATTCTTTCATTAAATCTTTAAGAATAAAATTCAACTATCAACCGTTACATTCTTTGATTTACAAGATgtgatttaaaaatataatcCCTTTAACATTTTCGTCGCTTAAAGAATGTATAAATGTTAATCAAGCAAATATTCCTTGGGCAGGCTATTATTGCAGGAGGTGGTGATACCACCATGGTGGCAGTGACGTGGGCAATATCGTTATTGCTGAACAACCCTCACGTTATGAAAAAAGCTCTAAACGAACTGGACACCAAAATAGGCAAACAAAGAGTTGTGAGTGAGGAAGATATAAGCAGCTTGGTCTACATCCAAGCTATTGTAAAGGAGACATTACGTTTGTACCCAGGAGGACCATTAGCAGGACCGCGTATATTCACTGAAGATTGCACCATTGCCGGCTACCATATTCCAAAGGGCACCCGGTTCATCCCAAACTTCTGGAAGATCCAAACTGACCCGAAATATTGGCCTGAGCCATTCGAGTTCAAGCCAGAGAGATTTCTTACCACGCACAAGGATGTTGATCTGAAGGGTCAGCATTTTCAATTTATTCCTTTTTCAAGTGGTAGAAGATCATGCCCTGGTTTGGCATTTGGTCTTCAAGTGGTGCAATTTACATTGGCTAGTTTTCTGCATGCGTTTGAAATCTCAAACCCGTCGAGTGCACCAATTGATATGACAGAGAGTTTTGGAATGACCAACGTTAAGGCAGCTCCACTCAATGTTCTCATCAAACCTCGCTTATCTTCTGAACTTTATggataaaagaagaaaatatagaaTATTATGTGTGCGATATGAATAAGAGATTTTCGTTGTTATTAATTATGTATAATTATGTGTCCATCTTTGTAATCGTAATATCAATAAATCAAggagtgtgatatccacacatcacattttatttctcacacacctttttaattttcgaccgtcggatcagataaattgaagaagatcaacgaacaaaaattatcaaaagatgtgtgagaagtaaaatgaggtgtgtggatataaAACCTAACAATAATGAGTGTTTGAGAATGGGCATATTTAGCAATAAAAAAGTACCCCAAAAAAGCCTCTATTTACATTTTCAATTGGGCTATCTTTTGGGTCTCTTGCCTccggatttttttgtttttcaatttgtttgtaaAGAACCCACCCATTTGCCAatacacaaacaaaacaaattaaaatagtcCATCTGCGATTATTATCAAAAAGCTAATTTTGATTAGGTTTTTCTTATTATTGATTGAAAAAACTGAGAGATTTTCATTACATTAACTTGGGTCTAAACTGTTCAGAAGTGCAAAATTTTGCATAGCAATGATATGTTTACTGCTTACATCACTTTGCATATATCAAAATATGGTATTTCTAGCATTATTTGTAAGACAAGAAGGAAATCCCAAAAAAGGGAATCCGATCCGAAAAATTTGAGCCCAACTTGAGAAAAACCAAACCTGAAAATCCCGAATTATTCAATAATCAAAACCGAACAATTCTTAAAACCTCGGTATAAAATTGGGACTAAAACGCGGTATGTTCGATGATacaaaactaaaccaaatataattatatataatatatatatatatatatatgtatttgaaaTATATGTGGCCGTTAGATTTGCTTGAAGTTAGATCTCAAccgttaataaaaaaaaataaaactctccCGAACCTCCCAGACTCTCAATCCCTCTGCTCGACGACTCCGAacctctctctctgtttcttcTCCGGTGACACCACACCACATTGCCCCACACCTGCAAGTTCATCTTCTCCGGCAACACTGCACCGTCAAATTCATCGGCCCAATCCCACCCAATTCATGTTTCACCTCTGCGCTTGCACAAATCCCTCTCCCTCTATACCCTTCACCATCCATTCCAATATTAGGTAGTCGTTgaccacctctctctctctctcttaggcCGCCCACAGCTCTACGAAAACT of the Pyrus communis chromosome 1, drPyrComm1.1, whole genome shotgun sequence genome contains:
- the LOC137719251 gene encoding cytochrome P450 CYP82D47-like yields the protein MIVAKMDSLPYANSITAGLFTVIIVFYYLSRRWRAANHKGKLSPPEAKGGWPIFGHLHLLGGSTPPHITLGAMADKYGPIFTIRLGVQPSLVISSSEIAKECYTTNDLSILSRPKMVVVDHVSYDYAMFAFGPPGPYWREIRKIVTLELLSVRKVELLKHVRVSEVATFLKELHELWSTKKKEGSKDGVVVELKQWFADMMLNVILTTVAGKRYSVAAAGDEKKEARRVQTALRELFDYLGMFLLGDAVPYLRWLDWGGHEKAMKKSATEMDAIIAEWVEEHKQRRAKGDAKGKQDLMDALLSALDGADLGGFDADTITKATSVAIIAGGGDTTMVAVTWAISLLLNNPHVMKKALNELDTKIGKQRVVSEEDISSLVYIQAIVKETLRLYPGGPLAGPRIFTEDCTIAGYHIPKGTRFIPNFWKIQTDPKYWPEPFEFKPERFLTTHKDVDLKGQHFQFIPFSSGRRSCPGLAFGLQVVQFTLASFLHAFEISNPSSAPIDMTESFGMTNVKAAPLNVLIKPRLSSELYG